A single region of the Streptomyces sp. AM 4-1-1 genome encodes:
- a CDS encoding aminodeoxychorismate lyase: protein MRIWVNGGLRDAEDARVSVLDHGLTVGDGVFETLKIVHGTPFALTRHLDRLTRSARGLGLPEPDTDEVRRAVAAVIDANPMPLGRLRITYTGGVSPLGSDRGDAVAGLVIALGETVRRADTTAVITVPWTRNERGALAGLKTTSYAENVIALARAHERGASEALFANTVGQLCEGTGSNVFVVLDGQLHTPPVRSGCLAGITRALVVEWTGARETELPMDVVGRAEEVFLTSTLRDVQAVHRIDGRELPGAPGPVTAKAVRIFAERAEDDIDP from the coding sequence ATGAGGATATGGGTCAACGGCGGGCTGCGGGACGCCGAGGACGCCCGGGTGTCCGTGCTCGACCACGGACTGACCGTGGGGGACGGCGTCTTCGAGACCCTGAAGATCGTCCACGGCACACCCTTCGCGCTCACCCGGCATCTCGACCGGCTGACCCGCTCGGCGCGCGGTCTCGGACTGCCCGAGCCGGACACCGACGAGGTGCGCCGGGCCGTCGCGGCCGTGATCGACGCCAACCCGATGCCGCTCGGCCGGCTCCGCATCACCTACACCGGTGGCGTGTCGCCGCTCGGCTCCGACCGGGGCGACGCCGTGGCCGGACTGGTGATCGCACTGGGGGAGACCGTGCGCCGCGCCGACACCACCGCCGTGATCACCGTGCCGTGGACGCGCAACGAGCGCGGTGCGCTCGCCGGGCTCAAGACCACCTCGTACGCGGAGAACGTCATCGCGCTCGCCCGCGCCCATGAGCGGGGGGCGTCCGAGGCCCTGTTCGCCAACACCGTCGGACAGCTCTGCGAGGGGACGGGTTCCAATGTCTTCGTCGTGCTCGACGGGCAGCTGCACACGCCGCCCGTCCGCTCCGGCTGCCTCGCCGGGATCACCCGCGCCCTGGTCGTGGAGTGGACGGGCGCCCGGGAGACCGAGCTGCCGATGGACGTCGTCGGTCGTGCCGAGGAGGTCTTCCTCACCTCCACCCTCCGCGATGTGCAGGCCGTCCACCGGATCGACGGACGCGAACTCCCGGGCGCTCCCGGCCCCGTCACGGCCAAGGCCGTGCGGATCTTCGCCGAGCGCGCCGAGGACGACATCGACCCGTGA
- a CDS encoding chorismate-binding protein: MHDLAPLARFGGLVASGLRDVTDDPAALDSSGFWAVCADFEGRLVCARFDDVRTEPVPAPVPGAWRGPSAGDWTSSLDRLAYTAGVRRIREHIAAGDVYQANLCRVLSAPLPARPAAEGPADVDALTALLARGNPAPYAGTIRLPGHGVELATASPELFLARTGRTVESGPIKGTGRTEADLLEKDHAENVMIVDLVRNDLGRVCATGTVTVPDLCVTEKHPGLVHLVSTVRGELAEGAGWPALLAAAFPPGSVTGAPKASALGIIGALETAPRGPYCGGVGWVDADRRTAQLAVGIRTFWIDRTGPAPLLRFGTGAGITWGSDPEREWDETELKASRLLAVASGAHATGGTRA; encoded by the coding sequence GTGCACGACCTCGCTCCTCTGGCCCGCTTCGGCGGCCTCGTCGCCTCCGGTCTCCGGGACGTGACCGACGACCCCGCAGCCCTTGACTCGTCCGGTTTCTGGGCGGTATGTGCTGATTTCGAGGGCCGTCTCGTCTGCGCCCGCTTCGACGACGTACGGACCGAACCCGTGCCTGCCCCGGTGCCGGGGGCGTGGCGCGGTCCCTCGGCCGGTGACTGGACGTCGTCGCTCGACCGGCTCGCGTACACCGCGGGCGTGCGGCGGATACGTGAGCACATCGCGGCGGGCGATGTCTACCAGGCCAACCTCTGCCGTGTGCTGTCCGCGCCGCTGCCCGCGCGTCCGGCCGCGGAGGGGCCCGCGGACGTGGACGCCCTCACCGCGCTGCTGGCACGCGGCAACCCCGCCCCGTACGCGGGAACGATCCGGCTGCCCGGGCACGGCGTCGAACTGGCCACCGCGTCACCCGAGCTCTTCCTCGCCAGGACCGGGCGGACCGTCGAGTCCGGACCCATCAAGGGAACCGGACGCACCGAGGCCGACCTCCTGGAGAAGGACCACGCCGAGAACGTGATGATCGTCGACCTGGTCCGCAACGACCTCGGCCGGGTCTGCGCCACCGGCACCGTGACCGTCCCCGATCTCTGTGTGACGGAGAAGCACCCCGGTCTCGTCCATCTCGTCTCCACCGTGCGAGGAGAACTCGCCGAGGGGGCCGGCTGGCCCGCACTGCTCGCCGCCGCCTTCCCGCCGGGTTCCGTCACCGGGGCCCCCAAGGCCAGCGCGCTCGGCATCATCGGGGCTCTGGAGACCGCGCCCCGGGGCCCGTACTGCGGAGGCGTCGGCTGGGTCGACGCGGACCGCCGCACGGCCCAGCTGGCCGTCGGCATAAGGACCTTCTGGATCGACCGGACCGGGCCCGCCCCACTGCTGCGCTTCGGCACCGGAGCGGGCATCACGTGGGGTTCCGACCCGGAGCGTGAGTGGGACGAGACCGAACTCAAGGCGTCCCGGCTGCTCGCTGTAGCGTCGGGTGCACACGCGACCGGAGGGACGAGAGCATGA
- a CDS encoding zf-TFIIB domain-containing protein → MMQCPKCHAPMQTYNRNGVQIEQCGGCRGIFLDYGELEALTRLESQWTQQVPPAPAPPVPPQSYPPQPYPAAPGPAWGAPQHHGGHHGHYRQKSFGRMLFSS, encoded by the coding sequence ATGATGCAGTGCCCCAAGTGTCATGCCCCGATGCAGACCTACAACCGCAACGGCGTCCAGATCGAGCAGTGCGGCGGCTGCCGGGGGATATTCCTCGACTACGGCGAGCTGGAGGCCCTGACCCGCCTGGAGTCGCAGTGGACCCAGCAGGTGCCGCCCGCCCCCGCGCCCCCGGTCCCGCCCCAGTCCTACCCGCCCCAGCCCTACCCGGCGGCTCCCGGCCCCGCCTGGGGCGCGCCGCAGCACCACGGCGGCCACCACGGCCACTACCGGCAGAAGAGCTTCGGCCGGATGCTCTTCTCCTCCTGA
- a CDS encoding aminoglycoside phosphotransferase family protein — protein sequence MTSTVVRALGALAHGLVHPDPSASPARPCACPAPDVLADRADGTVVRCGPAVAKAHAPGTDAPGLAARLALAAAPRLAGVLLPPLSVRPTTRHGRLITLWPYGAPVDPDDPDAAPWEEAAVLLARLHRVRAPRGLAPMRGPVKAARAVARMRAARPGDSATAPVDAAWRRLPDWARAEEPAPPHRAVALCHGDLHLGQLVRHPAPDGRWLLIDIDDLGRGDPTWDLARPAAWYAAGLLPPEVWLRFLDTYRAEGGPAVPPDGDPWPELDTAARALTVQTAALALAKSAEQRRDPDEVERTMIDCCARIAALPPELAPGRPS from the coding sequence GTGACCAGCACCGTCGTACGGGCGCTCGGCGCCCTCGCCCACGGCCTCGTCCACCCGGACCCGTCGGCATCACCCGCCCGTCCCTGTGCCTGCCCCGCGCCGGACGTGCTCGCGGACCGCGCCGACGGCACGGTCGTCCGTTGCGGCCCCGCCGTCGCGAAGGCGCACGCCCCCGGCACCGATGCCCCCGGCCTGGCCGCCAGGCTCGCCCTCGCCGCGGCCCCGCGGCTGGCCGGTGTCCTGCTGCCGCCGTTGTCCGTCCGGCCCACCACACGTCATGGCCGCCTCATCACCCTCTGGCCGTACGGCGCCCCCGTCGACCCGGACGATCCGGACGCCGCCCCCTGGGAGGAGGCCGCCGTCCTGCTGGCCCGCCTCCACCGGGTCCGTGCCCCGCGCGGACTGGCCCCGATGCGCGGGCCGGTGAAGGCAGCCCGCGCGGTGGCCAGGATGCGGGCGGCCCGGCCCGGTGACTCGGCCACCGCCCCGGTGGACGCCGCCTGGCGCCGGCTGCCCGACTGGGCCCGGGCCGAGGAGCCGGCACCCCCGCACCGGGCCGTCGCCCTGTGCCACGGGGACCTCCACCTGGGCCAGTTGGTCCGGCATCCGGCCCCGGACGGCCGCTGGCTCCTCATCGACATCGACGATCTCGGCCGGGGCGACCCCACCTGGGACCTCGCCAGGCCCGCCGCCTGGTACGCGGCCGGACTGCTGCCCCCGGAGGTCTGGCTGCGCTTCCTGGACACCTACCGGGCCGAGGGCGGCCCCGCCGTGCCCCCGGACGGTGACCCCTGGCCCGAACTGGACACCGCGGCCCGGGCCCTGACCGTCCAGACGGCGGCACTCGCCCTCGCGAAGTCCGCCGAGCAGCGGCGCGATCCGGACGAGGTGGAGCGGACGATGATCGACTGCTGTGCCCGAATCGCCGCCCTCCCACCCGAGTTGGCGCCGGGACGTCCGTCGTAG
- a CDS encoding serine/threonine-protein kinase, whose protein sequence is MAMMRLRREDPRVVGSFRLHRRLGAGGMGVVYLGSDRRGQRVALKVIRPDLAEDQEFRSRFAREVSAARRIRGGCTARLVAADLEADRPWFATQYVPGPSLHDKVAEEGPLPAAEVASIGAALSEGLVAVHEAGVVHRDLKPSNILLSPKGPRIIDFGIAWATGASTLTHVGTAVGSPGFLAPEQVRGAAVTPATDVFSLGATLAYAAMADSPFGHGSSEVMLYRVVHEEPQLYEVHDALAPLVRACLAKDPEDRPSTLQLSMRLKEIAAREAHGLHESRPPAQRSALELDRPTGPLDGPYTEQHTRRAAGPSTSGTAGRPVRSPSSRSSAPRTGGARPQAPRGGARPGGRPRGTDGRPGTRPGSRPTSAGRRPANPRLLRQRLFVFVVVTLLVALGIAAAQGCQGPARGLGGGDGVQRTWSAAQQSPYER, encoded by the coding sequence ATGGCGATGATGCGGCTCCGGCGCGAGGACCCGCGTGTCGTCGGTTCGTTCAGGCTGCACCGGCGGCTCGGCGCGGGCGGCATGGGGGTCGTCTACCTGGGCTCGGACCGGCGCGGCCAGCGGGTCGCGCTGAAGGTGATCCGTCCGGACCTGGCGGAGGATCAGGAGTTCCGGTCGCGGTTCGCGCGTGAGGTGTCGGCCGCGCGGCGCATCCGGGGCGGCTGTACGGCGCGGCTGGTGGCCGCCGATCTGGAGGCGGACCGGCCGTGGTTCGCCACGCAGTACGTACCGGGTCCCTCGCTGCACGACAAGGTCGCCGAGGAGGGTCCGCTGCCGGCCGCCGAAGTGGCCTCGATCGGTGCGGCGCTGTCCGAGGGGCTGGTGGCGGTGCACGAGGCCGGTGTCGTCCACCGTGATCTGAAGCCGTCCAACATCCTTCTCTCGCCCAAGGGCCCCCGGATCATCGACTTCGGCATCGCCTGGGCCACCGGGGCGAGCACGCTGACGCACGTCGGTACGGCGGTGGGCTCGCCGGGGTTCCTCGCACCGGAGCAGGTACGGGGCGCGGCCGTGACGCCCGCGACGGACGTCTTCTCGCTGGGTGCCACGCTGGCGTACGCGGCGATGGCCGATTCGCCCTTCGGGCACGGCAGTTCCGAGGTGATGCTCTACCGCGTGGTGCACGAGGAGCCTCAGTTGTACGAGGTGCACGACGCGCTCGCACCGCTGGTCCGCGCCTGTCTGGCGAAGGACCCGGAGGACCGGCCGAGCACCCTTCAACTCTCCATGCGGCTCAAGGAGATCGCCGCGCGGGAGGCGCACGGGCTGCACGAGAGCAGGCCGCCGGCGCAGCGGTCGGCCCTGGAGCTGGACCGGCCGACCGGGCCGCTGGACGGCCCGTACACCGAGCAGCACACCCGTCGGGCGGCGGGCCCTTCGACGTCCGGGACGGCCGGCCGGCCCGTGCGGAGTCCGTCGTCGCGTTCGTCCGCGCCCCGTACCGGCGGTGCGCGCCCGCAGGCGCCACGCGGCGGTGCCCGTCCCGGTGGGCGTCCCCGGGGCACGGACGGCAGGCCGGGCACCCGGCCCGGGTCCCGTCCGACGTCGGCGGGGCGGCGCCCGGCCAACCCCCGGCTGCTGCGGCAGCGGCTGTTCGTCTTCGTCGTGGTGACTCTGCTGGTCGCCCTGGGGATCGCGGCGGCACAGGGCTGTCAGGGCCCGGCGCGCGGGCTCGGCGGCGGGGACGGCGTACAGCGGACGTGGTCGGCGGCCCAGCAGTCGCCGTACGAGAGGTAG
- a CDS encoding RNA methyltransferase encodes MAELITVDDPDDPRLYDYTGLTDVELRRRREPAEGLFIAEGEKVIRRARDAGYEMRSMLLTPKWVDVMRDVIDEVPAPVYAVAPEIAERVTGYHVHRGALASMRRAPLPSVGELLTTARRGGTVESVGDHTGTGGALRPGPREGGARRVAVFEDIVDHANLGAAFRNAAALGVDAVLLTPGCADPLYRRSVKVSMGGVFQIPWTRFESWPKDVEALRAEGFTVAALCLSDRAITLDEFAARNVGALALVFGTEGAGLAPRTLAAADEHVRIPMDAGVDSLNVAAASAVAFYATRPRTA; translated from the coding sequence GTGGCTGAACTCATCACCGTCGACGACCCCGACGACCCGCGCCTGTACGACTACACCGGCCTGACCGACGTCGAACTCCGGCGCCGGCGCGAACCCGCCGAGGGCCTCTTCATCGCCGAGGGCGAGAAGGTGATCCGACGCGCCAGGGACGCCGGTTACGAGATGCGGTCCATGCTGCTCACCCCCAAGTGGGTCGACGTCATGCGCGATGTCATCGACGAGGTGCCGGCTCCCGTCTACGCGGTCGCCCCGGAGATCGCCGAACGTGTCACCGGCTACCACGTGCACCGCGGCGCCCTCGCCTCCATGCGGCGCGCCCCCCTGCCGTCCGTCGGCGAACTGCTCACGACGGCCCGCCGCGGGGGAACGGTGGAGTCCGTCGGCGATCACACCGGTACCGGCGGAGCGCTGCGTCCGGGACCGCGGGAGGGTGGGGCTCGGCGCGTCGCCGTGTTCGAGGACATCGTCGATCACGCCAATCTGGGGGCGGCCTTCAGGAACGCCGCCGCCCTCGGCGTCGACGCCGTGCTCCTCACCCCGGGCTGCGCCGACCCTCTCTACCGGAGGTCCGTGAAAGTCTCGATGGGGGGCGTCTTCCAGATCCCGTGGACTCGTTTCGAGTCCTGGCCGAAGGACGTCGAGGCCCTGCGTGCCGAGGGGTTCACGGTCGCCGCGCTCTGCCTGAGCGACCGGGCGATCACCCTCGACGAATTCGCCGCGCGGAACGTCGGGGCACTCGCCCTGGTCTTCGGCACGGAGGGCGCCGGCCTCGCCCCCAGAACCCTCGCCGCGGCCGACGAGCACGTCCGCATCCCGATGGACGCGGGCGTCGACTCCCTCAACGTGGCTGCCGCCTCGGCCGTCGCCTTCTACGCCACCCGGCCGCGAACCGCCTGA
- the cobA gene encoding uroporphyrinogen-III C-methyltransferase, whose translation MAEHADHPAYPVGLRLSGRRVVVVGGGQVAQRRLPALIAAGADIVLISPTATPSVEAMATAGEIRWERRAYQEGDLAGAWYALVASTDTAANAAVSAEAERARVWCVRSDAADAATALTPATGRSEGVTVAVLTTDTQGRDPRRSAAVRDAVVEGLRDGTLAARHHRRRTPGVALVGGGPGDPDLITVRGRRLLAEADVVIADRLGPRDLLDELPPHVEVIDAAKIPYGRFMAQEAINNALIEHARAGKAVVRLKGGDPFVFGRGMEETQALAEAGIPCTVVPGISSSISVPGAAGIPVTHRGVAHEFTVLSGHVAPDDPRSLVDWAALARLRGTLVLLMAVDKIGAIARTLIAHGKDPETPVALVQEGTMAAQRRVDATLATVADRAVAANVRPPAVIVIGDVVAVGPGTGLPAE comes from the coding sequence ATGGCCGAGCACGCCGATCACCCCGCCTACCCCGTCGGACTGCGCCTCAGTGGGCGCCGCGTCGTGGTCGTCGGTGGCGGCCAGGTCGCGCAGCGCCGCCTCCCCGCGCTCATCGCGGCCGGTGCCGACATCGTCCTCATATCGCCGACCGCCACCCCGTCCGTGGAGGCGATGGCGACGGCCGGGGAGATCCGCTGGGAGCGCCGCGCGTACCAGGAGGGCGACCTGGCAGGTGCCTGGTACGCCCTCGTCGCGTCCACCGACACCGCCGCCAACGCCGCCGTGTCCGCCGAGGCCGAGCGCGCCCGCGTCTGGTGCGTGCGCAGCGACGCCGCCGACGCGGCCACCGCGCTGACCCCGGCCACCGGCCGCAGCGAGGGCGTGACCGTCGCCGTCCTCACCACCGACACCCAGGGCCGCGATCCGCGCCGCTCCGCCGCCGTCCGGGACGCCGTCGTCGAGGGCCTGCGCGACGGCACCCTCGCGGCGCGGCACCACCGCCGCCGGACGCCGGGCGTCGCTCTCGTCGGCGGCGGACCCGGCGATCCCGACCTGATCACCGTGCGCGGCCGGCGGCTGCTCGCCGAGGCCGACGTCGTCATCGCCGACCGGCTCGGCCCCCGCGACCTGCTCGACGAGCTCCCGCCGCACGTCGAGGTCATCGACGCGGCGAAGATCCCGTACGGCCGCTTCATGGCCCAGGAGGCGATCAACAACGCGCTGATCGAGCACGCGAGGGCGGGCAAGGCCGTCGTCCGCCTCAAGGGCGGCGACCCGTTCGTCTTCGGCCGCGGCATGGAGGAGACCCAGGCGCTCGCCGAGGCCGGCATCCCCTGCACCGTCGTCCCCGGCATCTCCAGCTCGATCTCCGTCCCCGGCGCGGCGGGCATCCCGGTCACCCACCGGGGGGTCGCCCACGAGTTCACCGTGCTCAGCGGTCACGTCGCCCCCGACGACCCGCGGTCGCTCGTCGACTGGGCCGCCCTCGCGCGCCTGCGCGGCACCCTGGTGCTGCTGATGGCCGTCGACAAGATCGGCGCCATCGCCCGTACCCTCATCGCCCACGGCAAGGACCCCGAGACCCCGGTGGCCCTGGTCCAGGAGGGCACCATGGCGGCCCAGCGCCGCGTCGATGCCACGCTCGCCACCGTCGCCGACCGGGCCGTCGCCGCGAACGTGCGTCCCCCGGCCGTGATCGTCATCGGTGACGTCGTCGCGGTCGGACCCGGCACCGGCCTTCCCGCCGAGTGA
- the cobT gene encoding nicotinate-nucleotide--dimethylbenzimidazole phosphoribosyltransferase: MTDTGQVPGEGLPENAGMVEQPGVPAPDAYTFLDPSEHVTEDDDLLLMPSSQGGWGDPQVVPSQSVEQHHAGVPGQTRTQTRAHAAARNGYAQQQADARPGTHESGGRDSGAVDLSGVRIPGPAQSQSPAQPQVPVGAQAQSAARRPLHRGPAADAGPSYGGTQTGGVVRSLADRGPAGSPAARHSGPPTTGPGLADSAVGEAAVLPGPQLGEIPPQSGSPWAAQPPVPQAAPEPPVAAVTVPEPTVPEPASPEPASPEPASPEPPVAAVTVPEPTVPEPASPELAVPEPAVGEAPAAQVAESAPAGPAARPEPVVDAPSADAVAVETAPVAAETPATVVPAAAVAEATGVAEAEAVAEAPPAEAAEPSAAMPAEVPAEPSVVATDDGEAGEATEVADDAETADTAEVIETTGAVEAADGGEVASAEPAAPAAPVEGPAPVQVAEAADPEVAAEQPVTAEQVAPTPETAPEAAVEQPAVAGPVQTETAPAAEPVRTEPEVLQPEAPQPETAQPAAPAPEAVQPEAVAAEAARPDAVDPAAELPDAVTPEAMTESARPDAPVAEPGPARAAIVMEPAPVRAAPEAAPPEPVAVVEAAQPEPMAAEPVAPEATVTEPVAAEPVPPEAVAPEVTEPVTVARTAPGPEAPATSEAAAPESPEAAPAAERVPVPASVSVPAPEARPEAGTATENVEVPEITEPAAPAAAEAPAAVATDTTDEAVAVDEATEADRSAVESGTPAPETTAPAPGYDDAEREAVLRVMRERRDIRNGFRSDPIPHEVLLRVLEAAHTAPSVGHSQPWDFVVIRSAETRRSMHELAQRQRDAYAKSLPKGRAKQFKELKIEAILDTPVNIVVTADPTRGGRHTLGRHTQPQMAPYSSALAVENLWLAARAEGLGVGWVSYFDEREMVRALGLPEHLEVVAYLCVGYVDEFPEEPELIQAGWSKRRPLSWVVHEETYGRRALPGEEPHDLLQETIANIRPLDAKALGEAWERQKRMTKPAGALGMLEIISAQLSGLSRMCPPPIPEPAAVAIFAGDHGVHAQGVTAWPQEVTAQMVANFLGGGAVCNAFAAQVGAEVCVVDVGVASDLPATPGLLPRKVRPGTADFTVGPALTREEVLAAVEVGIETARDLVAAGNKGLLTGEMGIANTTASAALICVYTGIDPAEVTGRGTGINDEMHARKVDVVRRGLELHRPDPADPIGVLAAVGGLEHAAMAGFVLGGASLRTPVILDGVSAGAAALVAHAIAPEALAACIAGHRSAEPGHVAALNKLGLRPLVDLDLRLGEGTGALLALPVVQSAARAMHEVATFDSAGVTEK, from the coding sequence ATGACTGACACCGGCCAGGTCCCGGGCGAGGGATTGCCGGAGAACGCAGGCATGGTGGAGCAGCCGGGCGTCCCCGCCCCGGACGCGTACACCTTCCTCGACCCCTCCGAGCATGTCACCGAGGACGACGATCTTCTCCTGATGCCGAGTTCCCAGGGCGGCTGGGGCGACCCGCAGGTGGTGCCCAGCCAGTCGGTCGAGCAGCACCACGCCGGCGTTCCCGGGCAGACCAGGACGCAGACCCGCGCACACGCCGCCGCTCGGAACGGGTACGCCCAGCAGCAGGCCGACGCCAGGCCCGGCACACACGAGTCCGGTGGCCGTGACTCCGGCGCCGTGGACCTCAGCGGCGTACGCATCCCCGGGCCGGCCCAGTCGCAGTCCCCGGCGCAGCCCCAGGTGCCGGTGGGCGCGCAGGCGCAGTCCGCCGCGCGCCGCCCGCTGCACCGGGGTCCGGCGGCCGACGCCGGTCCGTCATACGGCGGGACACAGACCGGGGGAGTGGTCCGTTCACTCGCCGACCGCGGCCCGGCGGGCTCGCCGGCCGCGCGGCACTCCGGACCGCCGACGACCGGTCCCGGGCTCGCTGATTCGGCTGTCGGTGAGGCCGCCGTGCTCCCGGGCCCCCAGCTCGGCGAGATCCCGCCGCAGAGCGGTAGCCCGTGGGCCGCGCAGCCGCCCGTGCCGCAGGCCGCTCCGGAACCGCCCGTGGCGGCGGTGACGGTGCCGGAACCGACCGTCCCCGAACCGGCCTCCCCGGAACCGGCCTCCCCGGAACCGGCCTCCCCGGAACCGCCTGTGGCGGCGGTGACGGTGCCGGAACCGACCGTCCCCGAACCGGCCTCCCCGGAACTGGCGGTCCCCGAACCGGCGGTCGGCGAGGCCCCGGCGGCCCAGGTCGCCGAGTCCGCCCCGGCCGGACCGGCGGCCCGGCCCGAGCCCGTCGTCGACGCCCCCTCGGCGGATGCCGTCGCGGTCGAGACCGCTCCGGTCGCTGCGGAGACTCCTGCGACCGTCGTCCCGGCGGCAGCCGTGGCCGAGGCAACGGGGGTGGCGGAGGCGGAGGCAGTGGCCGAGGCGCCGCCCGCCGAGGCCGCGGAGCCTTCGGCGGCGATGCCCGCGGAGGTCCCGGCCGAGCCGTCAGTGGTGGCGACGGATGACGGGGAGGCCGGCGAGGCCACCGAGGTCGCGGATGACGCCGAGACCGCCGACACCGCCGAGGTCATCGAGACCACAGGGGCCGTCGAGGCCGCGGATGGCGGCGAGGTCGCTTCCGCCGAGCCCGCCGCCCCCGCCGCGCCCGTGGAGGGGCCCGCGCCCGTCCAGGTGGCCGAGGCGGCCGACCCCGAGGTGGCCGCCGAGCAGCCGGTGACCGCCGAACAGGTCGCCCCCACCCCGGAGACCGCCCCCGAGGCCGCGGTGGAGCAGCCCGCTGTGGCCGGACCGGTGCAGACGGAGACCGCCCCGGCGGCGGAGCCGGTACGGACCGAGCCGGAGGTTCTTCAGCCGGAGGCCCCTCAGCCGGAGACCGCTCAGCCGGCGGCGCCGGCTCCCGAGGCCGTCCAGCCGGAAGCCGTGGCTGCCGAAGCCGCCCGGCCCGATGCGGTCGACCCCGCCGCCGAGCTTCCCGATGCCGTCACACCCGAAGCGATGACGGAGTCCGCGCGGCCGGACGCTCCCGTGGCGGAACCCGGGCCCGCGCGAGCCGCGATCGTCATGGAACCTGCGCCGGTCCGGGCCGCGCCGGAAGCCGCTCCGCCCGAGCCCGTCGCGGTCGTCGAGGCGGCACAGCCCGAGCCGATGGCGGCCGAGCCCGTCGCTCCCGAGGCGACCGTCACCGAACCGGTGGCGGCCGAGCCCGTCCCTCCCGAGGCTGTCGCTCCCGAGGTCACCGAACCGGTGACGGTCGCGCGGACCGCTCCGGGCCCGGAGGCCCCGGCCACGTCCGAGGCGGCCGCCCCCGAGTCGCCGGAAGCAGCACCCGCCGCCGAGCGGGTCCCCGTACCGGCATCCGTGTCCGTACCCGCTCCCGAGGCGCGTCCCGAGGCCGGGACAGCTACGGAAAACGTCGAGGTCCCGGAGATCACGGAGCCCGCCGCACCGGCGGCGGCCGAGGCCCCCGCAGCGGTCGCCACGGATACCACGGACGAGGCAGTGGCCGTGGACGAAGCCACGGAAGCGGACCGGTCCGCCGTGGAGTCCGGGACCCCCGCGCCCGAGACCACCGCGCCCGCCCCCGGCTACGACGACGCCGAGCGCGAAGCCGTCCTCCGCGTCATGCGGGAACGCCGGGACATCCGCAACGGTTTCCGCAGCGACCCCATCCCGCACGAGGTCCTGCTCCGCGTCCTGGAAGCCGCGCACACCGCCCCCAGTGTCGGCCACTCGCAGCCCTGGGACTTCGTCGTGATCCGCTCGGCGGAGACCCGCCGTTCCATGCACGAACTGGCCCAGCGTCAGCGTGACGCCTACGCCAAGTCACTGCCCAAGGGCCGGGCCAAGCAGTTCAAGGAACTGAAGATCGAGGCCATCCTCGACACCCCGGTGAACATCGTCGTCACCGCCGACCCCACCCGTGGGGGCCGGCACACCCTCGGCCGGCACACCCAGCCGCAGATGGCCCCGTACTCCTCCGCGCTCGCCGTCGAGAACCTCTGGCTCGCCGCTCGGGCCGAGGGACTTGGCGTCGGCTGGGTCAGCTACTTCGACGAGCGGGAGATGGTCCGCGCCCTGGGCCTGCCCGAACACCTCGAAGTCGTCGCGTACCTCTGTGTCGGATACGTCGACGAGTTCCCCGAGGAGCCCGAGCTGATCCAGGCGGGCTGGTCCAAGCGCCGCCCGTTGTCCTGGGTCGTCCATGAGGAGACGTACGGCCGTCGCGCGCTCCCCGGTGAGGAGCCGCACGACCTGCTCCAGGAGACCATCGCCAACATCCGTCCGCTGGACGCCAAGGCGCTCGGCGAGGCATGGGAACGCCAGAAGAGGATGACCAAGCCGGCCGGCGCGCTCGGCATGCTGGAGATCATCTCCGCGCAGCTCTCCGGGCTCTCCCGGATGTGCCCGCCGCCGATTCCGGAGCCCGCGGCGGTCGCGATCTTCGCCGGTGACCACGGAGTGCACGCACAGGGCGTCACCGCCTGGCCGCAGGAGGTCACCGCGCAGATGGTGGCCAACTTCCTCGGCGGCGGAGCCGTCTGCAACGCCTTCGCGGCCCAGGTCGGAGCCGAGGTCTGCGTGGTCGACGTCGGTGTCGCGTCGGACCTGCCCGCGACGCCCGGTCTGCTGCCCCGGAAGGTGCGTCCCGGCACGGCCGACTTCACGGTCGGCCCGGCGCTCACCCGCGAGGAGGTCCTCGCCGCCGTCGAGGTCGGCATCGAGACCGCCCGCGATCTGGTCGCGGCCGGCAACAAGGGCCTGCTCACGGGCGAGATGGGCATCGCCAACACCACCGCGTCCGCCGCGCTGATCTGCGTCTACACGGGCATCGACCCGGCCGAGGTGACCGGACGCGGCACCGGCATCAACGACGAGATGCACGCCCGCAAGGTCGACGTGGTCCGCCGGGGCCTCGAACTGCACCGACCCGACCCGGCCGACCCGATCGGTGTGCTCGCGGCGGTCGGCGGCCTGGAACACGCCGCGATGGCCGGGTTCGTCCTCGGCGGCGCGTCCCTGCGCACGCCCGTCATCCTGGACGGTGTCAGCGCGGGAGCCGCGGCCCTGGTCGCCCACGCGATCGCGCCAGAGGCCCTGGCCGCCTGCATCGCCGGACACCGCAGCGCCGAACCCGGCCATGTCGCCGCGCTCAACAAGCTCGGTCTGCGCCCGCTGGTCGACCTCGACCTGCGCCTCGGTGAGGGCACCGGCGCACTGCTCGCGCTGCCCGTCGTGCAGAGCGCGGCCCGCGCGATGCACGAGGTGGCCACGTTCGACTCGGCGGGCGTCACCGAGAAGTAG